A DNA window from Paraburkholderia sp. IMGN_8 contains the following coding sequences:
- a CDS encoding heme-binding protein: MTQANEKEMPMSYSNRFNLADARRVVDAAEEEATRYGWPMVIAVVDSGGYLVLQQRLDGAQLGSIDVARQKAETAVLFRRPTRVFEDALAQGGLHLRLLGMNNLVPLDGGIPLIRDGAVVGAIGVSGMRSDQDAQVAQAGADALPGAKP; this comes from the coding sequence ATGACTCAAGCAAACGAGAAGGAAATGCCCATGAGCTACAGCAACCGGTTCAACCTGGCCGATGCACGCCGCGTCGTGGATGCGGCCGAAGAGGAAGCAACGCGTTACGGTTGGCCCATGGTAATCGCTGTCGTGGACAGCGGCGGGTACCTGGTACTTCAGCAACGCCTTGATGGAGCACAACTCGGCAGTATCGACGTTGCAAGACAAAAAGCCGAAACAGCCGTGCTGTTCCGGCGCCCCACGCGCGTTTTCGAAGACGCGCTCGCGCAGGGAGGACTCCACCTACGCCTGCTCGGTATGAATAACCTGGTGCCGCTCGATGGGGGCATTCCATTGATACGCGACGGTGCCGTGGTCGGCGCCATCGGCGTGTCGGGCATGCGTTCCGACCAGGACGCGCAGGTTGCCCAAGCAGGCGCAGACGCGCTGCCAGGAGCGAAGCCATGA
- a CDS encoding peptidase S10, which produces MKRDERFTGNNHRRPRRLPALGTLAVAIMLLGGCGGGGGGSSSGSAVSMQQTAAVQQPGAQQAAGQSQAQTGNQTYIDPVAYSGNATDGLAPSQVAEKAAVMHYQWTLGRTPVNYTTTTGHLTAADSSGNPEASMSYVAYTAPGTNGAPRPVTFVYNGGPGSSSIWLRLGSFAPTRVATPDPLFGSNWPNYPLVDNKESLIDTTDMVFIDPPGTGLSEAILPNTNQKFWTTDADVNIMRDFIQRYLTVNNRSSSPIYLYGESYGTPRTDMLALALESAGVHLTGIVLQSAILNYFADAIEAVAITNSTSALALDTDTLAGYFPGYALVAAYYNQASPAPISQDLFALQASLFVTAEYSRFRRYSQSWVLSQLGIPDALGTPVFPSFGTLQAWTLPSGLTVQALQGYFNANPFSTTLLPGTTIGRYDGRVSLPNSDPRLQNDGDPSDILISQPFTTALATQMPDYLGYTAPNATYLPLNGNIIQVWDFSHDGQPLPDTIPDLLGALTLNPQLKVLAENGFHDLATPFFNTEKQLARLQTVRWLNPDLQVNFFQGGHMIYLDDVARPLMKRDLVRFYRGTPLPDALALWTLPPPWRDESPASQPTTTAQVTAP; this is translated from the coding sequence ATGAAACGAGACGAGCGTTTTACCGGCAATAACCATCGTCGTCCACGCAGGTTGCCGGCCTTAGGGACTTTGGCGGTCGCGATCATGCTTCTCGGAGGATGCGGCGGAGGGGGCGGCGGTTCGTCCTCAGGTTCGGCTGTCAGCATGCAGCAGACTGCTGCGGTCCAGCAGCCTGGCGCGCAGCAGGCTGCCGGACAATCGCAAGCGCAGACGGGTAATCAAACCTATATCGATCCGGTCGCCTACTCGGGCAACGCTACAGACGGTCTCGCGCCGTCCCAGGTTGCGGAGAAGGCGGCAGTCATGCATTACCAATGGACGTTAGGCCGGACGCCGGTCAATTACACAACGACCACCGGGCATTTGACGGCCGCTGACTCGAGCGGCAACCCCGAAGCCTCGATGTCCTACGTCGCGTATACCGCGCCGGGTACGAACGGTGCGCCGCGCCCTGTCACCTTCGTCTACAACGGCGGTCCGGGTTCCTCCTCGATCTGGTTGCGGCTCGGATCGTTTGCGCCGACGCGGGTCGCGACGCCAGACCCGCTGTTCGGGAGCAACTGGCCGAATTATCCGCTCGTCGACAATAAGGAGAGCCTGATCGACACCACGGACATGGTCTTCATCGACCCACCCGGAACGGGGCTTTCCGAGGCGATTCTGCCTAATACGAACCAGAAGTTCTGGACGACCGACGCGGACGTCAACATCATGCGCGATTTCATCCAGCGCTATCTGACGGTCAATAATCGCAGCAGTTCTCCGATCTATCTGTATGGAGAGTCTTACGGCACGCCTCGCACCGATATGCTGGCATTGGCGCTGGAATCTGCCGGCGTGCACCTGACGGGGATCGTTCTGCAGTCTGCAATCCTTAACTATTTTGCGGATGCGATCGAGGCGGTTGCCATTACGAACTCGACGAGCGCGCTTGCATTGGATACGGATACCCTGGCCGGTTATTTCCCCGGCTACGCGCTAGTCGCGGCCTACTATAACCAGGCATCGCCGGCGCCGATCAGTCAGGACCTTTTCGCGCTGCAGGCCAGCCTGTTCGTCACGGCGGAGTACAGCCGGTTCAGGCGGTACTCGCAGTCGTGGGTGCTCAGTCAGCTCGGCATACCCGACGCCCTGGGTACGCCGGTGTTCCCGAGTTTCGGAACGCTTCAGGCGTGGACATTGCCATCCGGTCTGACCGTGCAGGCACTGCAAGGCTATTTCAACGCCAATCCTTTCTCGACAACTCTCTTGCCGGGCACGACGATAGGCCGGTACGACGGGCGCGTGTCGTTGCCGAATTCGGATCCGCGCCTGCAAAACGACGGCGATCCGTCAGATATCCTGATCTCCCAGCCGTTCACGACAGCGCTTGCTACGCAGATGCCTGACTACCTCGGGTATACGGCGCCGAACGCAACCTATCTGCCGTTGAACGGCAATATCATTCAGGTGTGGGACTTCTCGCACGACGGACAGCCTCTGCCCGATACGATTCCGGATCTGCTGGGCGCGCTGACACTGAATCCGCAACTCAAGGTGCTCGCGGAAAACGGCTTCCATGATCTGGCCACGCCGTTCTTCAATACCGAGAAACAATTGGCACGGCTTCAGACGGTACGCTGGTTGAATCCGGACTTGCAGGTCAACTTCTTCCAGGGCGGACATATGATTTACCTGGATGACGTTGCGCGCCCGCTGATGAAAAGGGATCTGGTGCGCTTCTACCGGGGAACGCCGCTTCCGGACGCGCTCGCGCTGTGGACTCTGCCGCCGCCGTGGCGCGACGAAAGCCCAGCCAGTCAGCCGACCACCACGGCGCAGGTAACCGCGCCCTGA
- a CDS encoding TAXI family TRAP transporter solute-binding subunit: MLKRLLAGWLGLVLTVMFSFSFAEPTHYKIVTGPERGTYIQIGQDLSKWVAGPAGIDLEVMASKGSAENVQRMRFEQGVKLALVQSDVYQAYIDMANAGNADAGTAIRPLRLIMPLYDEEINVVVRVDSPLKTFADIKDKSISIGLIGSGTAQTATTLYHLMFGQAIPEQNVQHMSNEDALAALIARKVDVAIIVVGQPAKLFNDMNADLLQQIRLLKVDPAAPETTRAKQTYFPATIRASSYPNWLKEDVPTLTVKAFLVTYDYGLRDTVGKLSRFADSLCANFDNLQEHGHPKWKQVKIELPTLVRGWKYYGPVEKHLRACLANKSAVISATARATQAAQKPRSLCTEQERLLLLCK; the protein is encoded by the coding sequence ATGCTAAAGAGACTTCTGGCGGGATGGCTGGGGCTGGTGCTGACGGTCATGTTTTCGTTTTCTTTCGCCGAGCCTACGCACTACAAGATCGTCACCGGTCCGGAGCGAGGCACCTATATCCAGATCGGCCAGGATCTGTCGAAATGGGTTGCCGGGCCCGCGGGCATCGATCTCGAAGTAATGGCCTCCAAGGGCTCGGCGGAAAACGTGCAGCGCATGCGCTTCGAGCAAGGTGTGAAACTCGCGCTGGTTCAATCCGACGTGTATCAGGCCTACATCGATATGGCCAACGCGGGCAACGCCGATGCGGGCACTGCAATCCGCCCGTTGCGGCTCATCATGCCGCTGTACGACGAGGAAATTAACGTCGTGGTGCGCGTGGATTCGCCATTGAAAACCTTCGCCGACATCAAGGACAAGTCCATCAGTATCGGCCTGATCGGCAGCGGCACCGCCCAAACAGCGACCACCTTGTATCACCTGATGTTCGGCCAGGCGATTCCGGAACAGAACGTTCAGCATATGAGTAACGAAGACGCGCTGGCAGCCTTGATCGCCAGGAAGGTGGACGTCGCGATCATCGTCGTCGGGCAGCCGGCCAAACTGTTCAACGACATGAACGCCGACCTGCTGCAACAGATCCGCCTTCTCAAGGTCGATCCCGCAGCGCCCGAAACCACCCGTGCAAAGCAGACGTATTTCCCAGCGACGATCCGCGCGAGCAGCTATCCGAACTGGCTGAAAGAAGACGTACCCACGCTCACCGTCAAGGCCTTTCTCGTCACCTATGACTACGGCCTGCGCGATACCGTCGGCAAGCTGAGTCGCTTCGCCGATTCGTTGTGCGCCAACTTCGACAATCTGCAGGAGCACGGGCATCCCAAGTGGAAGCAGGTGAAAATCGAATTGCCGACCCTCGTGCGCGGATGGAAATACTACGGACCGGTCGAAAAGCATTTGCGCGCGTGTCTCGCGAACAAGAGCGCGGTGATCAGCGCGACGGCGCGGGCCACGCAAGCCGCGCAGAAACCGCGCTCCCTCTGCACGGAACAGGAACGCCTGCTTCTGCTGTGCAAATGA
- a CDS encoding LysR family transcriptional regulator — protein MDNLGDIRLFVEAANLGGLSAAGRKLGLSPAAASARLVKLEAVLHTRLFERTTRQLRLTDEGRMYLLHCQQALQSLDDAHAALQAGRSVVRGKIRISATSDFGRHVLKDWLDEFNAQYPEVTFAVVLSDSLLNLLHDDIDLAIRFGVPPDSSFVARRLALNRRVLCASPDYVATHGVPERPQDLERFDCIVLGSASGLANEWRFTRGGEVETYTVPLTNARETNDGALAREWAVTGYGIAMKSIWDIGADLRAGRLTILMPEWRSPDVPVHALYQRSRYMAPRVRALLDFLVERFSTVSGDLEVYLNAGAASG, from the coding sequence GTGGACAACCTCGGCGACATCCGGCTTTTTGTTGAAGCGGCAAACCTTGGTGGACTGTCGGCGGCGGGGCGCAAGCTCGGACTTTCACCTGCGGCCGCGAGTGCGCGTCTGGTCAAACTGGAGGCGGTCTTGCATACGCGGCTCTTCGAGCGCACGACGCGCCAGTTGCGGCTCACGGACGAGGGCAGGATGTATCTGCTGCATTGTCAGCAGGCGCTTCAGTCCCTTGACGACGCTCATGCGGCACTGCAGGCCGGCCGGAGCGTGGTGCGCGGAAAGATCCGGATTTCGGCGACGTCGGATTTCGGCCGCCACGTCCTCAAGGACTGGCTCGACGAGTTCAATGCGCAATATCCGGAGGTCACTTTCGCGGTGGTGCTGTCGGACTCGTTATTGAATCTGTTGCACGACGACATTGACCTTGCCATCCGATTTGGCGTGCCCCCGGACAGTTCGTTCGTCGCGCGACGCCTCGCGCTCAATCGACGCGTGCTGTGTGCGTCGCCCGACTATGTCGCGACGCACGGCGTGCCCGAGCGCCCGCAGGATCTGGAGCGTTTCGATTGCATCGTCCTCGGGTCGGCGTCCGGGCTTGCGAACGAATGGCGCTTCACGCGCGGCGGCGAGGTCGAGACTTATACCGTGCCCCTGACCAATGCTCGCGAGACAAACGACGGTGCGCTCGCGCGCGAGTGGGCGGTGACGGGTTACGGCATCGCGATGAAATCGATCTGGGACATCGGAGCGGATCTGCGTGCGGGGCGATTGACTATCCTGATGCCGGAGTGGCGGTCGCCGGATGTTCCCGTGCATGCGCTGTATCAACGTAGCCGCTACATGGCGCCGCGTGTGCGGGCGCTTCTCGACTTCCTGGTCGAGCGCTTTTCCACGGTATCCGGCGACCTCGAGGTCTATCTGAACGCCGGTGCTGCGTCAGGCTGA
- a CDS encoding SDR family oxidoreductase encodes MVSQLSNGTGLRTIRHISLFPKSDVVRNTNAGSSRSKEQKMFVYRGSTALITGASKGLGKVFAETLAERGMNLVLVARSGDVLQALAEDLTARYGVQSVALNADLGNPDAAIHIGDELERRGIQVDLLVNNAGLGLTGSFLSHDFKKKQSEIQVNVQAVAALSHVFGSGMAKRGKGGIINLASNASFQPIPYMATYAATKAFVLHFSEALQFELAGTGVHVMAACPGPTATSFFDGVSTNVSPTDMDSSESVVQKTLEAFDGRKAVVYPGRTSVRVATWLSRLLPRALVVRIAAMASGKMGLHS; translated from the coding sequence ATGGTATCCCAATTATCAAATGGCACCGGGCTGCGCACAATACGTCACATCAGCCTTTTCCCGAAGTCAGATGTCGTGCGCAACACCAATGCAGGTTCATCCCGCAGCAAGGAGCAGAAAATGTTTGTTTATCGCGGCTCGACCGCTTTGATTACCGGAGCATCCAAAGGACTTGGAAAAGTCTTCGCGGAGACCCTTGCCGAACGCGGTATGAACCTGGTGTTAGTCGCCCGGTCAGGCGACGTCTTGCAGGCTCTGGCTGAAGACCTCACTGCCCGGTACGGCGTGCAATCCGTCGCGCTCAACGCCGATCTCGGCAATCCCGATGCAGCCATTCATATCGGTGACGAACTAGAGCGCCGCGGCATTCAGGTGGACCTGCTGGTGAACAATGCGGGGCTGGGTCTGACCGGCAGCTTCCTCTCGCACGATTTCAAGAAAAAACAATCGGAGATCCAGGTCAATGTTCAGGCAGTCGCCGCGCTTAGCCACGTGTTCGGCAGCGGCATGGCAAAACGCGGCAAGGGCGGCATCATCAACCTCGCGTCCAACGCGAGCTTTCAGCCGATCCCTTATATGGCCACCTACGCCGCGACCAAGGCTTTCGTTCTTCACTTCAGCGAGGCGCTGCAATTCGAACTTGCGGGTACCGGCGTTCATGTGATGGCAGCTTGCCCAGGGCCTACGGCAACGAGCTTCTTCGATGGCGTGTCGACCAATGTGTCACCCACAGATATGGACAGCTCGGAATCAGTGGTTCAAAAAACACTCGAGGCCTTCGACGGAAGGAAAGCGGTCGTCTACCCGGGGCGCACAAGCGTGCGAGTCGCTACCTGGTTGTCGCGCCTGCTTCCCAGGGCACTCGTTGTTCGCATCGCCGCGATGGCCAGCGGCAAAATGGGGCTTCACAGCTGA
- a CDS encoding ribonuclease activity regulator RraA, producing MSDLDSATLEALRHVSTATLTTQLFKRGLRNTFMQGVAPLAAHNGANLVGPAFTLRNIPSREDIDVLELFANPEYAQRKCVETIPAGHVLVQDCRGERGSASFGSILTQRLQVRGVAGMVSDGPVRDSTTIAALGIPVFCAGASAPPNLIRHHAVDINVPIGCGGVAVFPGDVIVGDADGVVVIPREMAAEVAQAAVEQEQLEVFLTERIREGAALPGTYPPNDTTKAAYEVWKKSRGA from the coding sequence ATGTCCGATCTCGATTCCGCGACGCTCGAAGCGCTCCGCCATGTCAGCACCGCCACATTGACCACCCAGCTATTCAAACGCGGCTTGCGCAATACCTTCATGCAAGGCGTCGCGCCACTCGCCGCGCATAACGGCGCGAATCTGGTGGGACCTGCGTTCACGTTGCGCAATATTCCGTCGCGTGAAGACATCGACGTGCTCGAACTGTTTGCCAATCCCGAGTACGCGCAGCGCAAATGCGTCGAGACGATTCCGGCCGGCCATGTGCTCGTGCAGGATTGCCGCGGCGAGCGCGGCAGCGCGTCGTTCGGCTCGATACTCACGCAACGATTGCAGGTACGCGGCGTGGCCGGCATGGTGTCCGACGGCCCGGTGCGCGACAGCACGACGATCGCCGCGCTCGGCATCCCTGTGTTCTGCGCGGGCGCCAGCGCGCCGCCGAATCTGATTCGCCACCATGCGGTCGATATCAATGTGCCGATCGGTTGCGGCGGCGTAGCCGTGTTTCCCGGCGATGTGATCGTCGGCGACGCGGACGGCGTGGTGGTGATCCCGCGTGAGATGGCCGCCGAAGTCGCGCAAGCCGCTGTCGAGCAGGAGCAACTCGAAGTATTTCTTACCGAACGTATTCGCGAAGGCGCGGCACTGCCCGGCACGTATCCGCCGAACGACACGACGAAAGCGGCTTACGAGGTGTGGAAAAAAAGTCGCGGCGCCTGA
- a CDS encoding 2-oxoglutarate dehydrogenase: MSLIDMLRRISPLIVFGSLIGSAYALPPQAVAPATPPNGARGVDGPFFPQNRAAPIAPSTGTTLQQQAQQRLEARLGANSALSNGAAVTKAQAQTEGLGYVARHFDQIDTAHKGSVTMSDVRQYLQQQGR, translated from the coding sequence ATGTCTCTTATCGATATGTTGCGGCGTATCTCCCCGTTGATCGTCTTTGGCAGCCTGATCGGCAGTGCGTATGCGCTGCCACCTCAAGCGGTGGCACCCGCGACGCCGCCCAACGGGGCCCGGGGCGTCGACGGCCCGTTTTTCCCTCAGAATCGTGCTGCGCCGATCGCGCCGTCGACTGGCACGACGCTGCAGCAGCAGGCCCAACAGCGGCTCGAGGCGAGGTTGGGCGCGAACTCGGCGCTTAGCAATGGCGCAGCGGTCACGAAGGCGCAGGCCCAAACCGAGGGGCTTGGCTATGTCGCCAGGCACTTCGATCAGATCGATACGGCCCATAAGGGGAGTGTGACAATGAGCGACGTCCGACAGTATCTTCAGCAGCAGGGGCGGTAG
- a CDS encoding TetR/AcrR family transcriptional regulator encodes MASNPHNEPSEDLSNELGLKSAPARRPGRPSGAARGPEQRSRLLDAALALFARQGIVDTTLGAIAREAGFTPAMVHYYFKTRDQLLDVLIDERFVPLRAALGVPFQENPDDPVAAITQLAQRLVQVAADHPWFPSLWVREVISDGGLLRQRMHERFGDAHQKAALSSIARWQKEGLLNAGLEPSLVFVSLLGLTILPLATSKLWRDDPVRRNIGGEEIARHAVALLTYGIRPQR; translated from the coding sequence ATGGCCAGTAATCCGCACAATGAGCCGTCCGAAGACCTGTCCAACGAGCTTGGGTTGAAAAGCGCGCCCGCGCGCCGGCCCGGCCGGCCTTCAGGCGCGGCGCGCGGTCCGGAGCAGCGTAGCCGCTTGCTGGACGCCGCGCTGGCGCTGTTCGCGAGGCAGGGCATTGTCGACACCACGCTCGGGGCGATCGCCCGCGAGGCAGGTTTCACGCCGGCGATGGTGCATTACTACTTCAAGACGCGCGATCAACTGCTCGACGTGCTGATCGACGAGCGTTTCGTCCCGCTGCGCGCGGCACTGGGCGTTCCATTCCAGGAAAATCCCGACGATCCGGTAGCGGCAATCACGCAGCTTGCGCAGCGGCTCGTGCAGGTGGCGGCCGACCATCCGTGGTTTCCGTCGCTGTGGGTGCGCGAAGTGATCAGCGACGGCGGCTTGTTGCGGCAGCGCATGCACGAACGGTTCGGCGACGCGCATCAGAAGGCGGCGTTGTCATCTATCGCGCGCTGGCAAAAGGAAGGGCTGCTGAATGCTGGGCTGGAGCCGTCGCTGGTGTTTGTCAGCTTGCTCGGCCTGACGATTTTGCCGTTGGCCACTTCCAAGCTGTGGCGCGATGATCCGGTGCGGCGCAATATCGGCGGCGAAGAAATCGCGCGGCATGCGGTGGCATTGCTGACGTACGGCATCAGGCCGCAGCGATAG
- a CDS encoding MDR family MFS transporter, translated as MDQSTTTQPAELTSASDHPPIRLLFPALLLVMLLAALDQTIVSTALPTIVGELGGLNNLSWVVTAYLLSSTIVVPLYGKFGDLFGRKIVLQTAIVLFLAGSALCGIAQDMTQLIILRALQGLGGGGLLVVTMAAIADVIPPAERGRFQGVFGGVFGLATVVGPLLGGFLVEHLNWRWIFYINLPLGVISLVVIGAVFKPHVRHVKHTIDYMGAAFLAGALTCIILFTSQGGTILPWSSPQLWLMLGMGLVAIWGFIHEERTAVEPIMPLELFKQRTFLLSSLIGFIVGVSMFGAVTFLPLYLQVVKGSTPSQAGMQMLPMMGGLFVMSMVTGRVISKIGRYRMFPIAGTFLVAVAMLLLARLQIGTPIHVMYIDMGILGCGLGMVMQVLILAVQNSVEFKHMGVATSGATLFRSIGGSIGVAGFGAVFSNGLAARLEKLIPPDTELPHALGPTAIHQLPQALRDDYLQAFAGSLHTVYLSAACVVLLAFALAWFLKDHPLRKH; from the coding sequence ATGGATCAATCTACAACGACTCAACCTGCCGAACTGACGAGCGCGAGCGATCATCCGCCGATCCGTCTGCTGTTTCCGGCACTGCTGCTCGTCATGCTGCTCGCCGCGCTCGATCAGACCATCGTCTCGACCGCGCTGCCGACCATCGTCGGCGAGTTGGGCGGCCTGAACAATCTGTCATGGGTGGTGACCGCCTACCTGCTCAGCTCGACCATCGTCGTGCCGCTGTACGGCAAATTCGGCGATCTGTTCGGCCGCAAGATCGTGTTGCAAACGGCGATCGTGTTGTTCCTCGCCGGCTCGGCGCTGTGCGGCATCGCGCAGGACATGACCCAGCTGATCATACTGCGCGCGCTGCAAGGACTCGGCGGCGGCGGTCTGCTCGTGGTGACCATGGCCGCCATCGCCGACGTGATTCCGCCGGCCGAACGCGGCCGCTTTCAAGGCGTGTTCGGCGGCGTGTTCGGCCTCGCGACGGTGGTCGGACCGCTGCTCGGCGGCTTCCTCGTCGAGCATCTGAACTGGCGCTGGATTTTCTACATCAACCTGCCGCTCGGCGTGATCTCGCTGGTAGTGATCGGCGCGGTCTTCAAACCGCACGTCCGGCATGTGAAGCACACCATCGACTACATGGGTGCCGCCTTTCTCGCCGGCGCGCTGACCTGCATCATCCTGTTCACGAGCCAGGGCGGCACGATCTTGCCGTGGTCATCGCCGCAATTGTGGCTCATGCTCGGCATGGGACTGGTGGCGATCTGGGGCTTCATCCACGAAGAGCGAACCGCCGTCGAACCGATCATGCCGCTTGAACTCTTCAAACAGCGCACGTTTTTGCTGAGCAGCCTGATCGGCTTCATCGTCGGCGTGTCGATGTTCGGCGCGGTGACGTTCCTGCCGCTGTATTTGCAGGTGGTCAAAGGATCGACGCCGTCGCAAGCCGGCATGCAGATGCTGCCGATGATGGGCGGTTTGTTCGTGATGTCGATGGTGACCGGCCGCGTAATCAGCAAGATCGGCAGGTACCGCATGTTTCCGATCGCGGGCACGTTCCTCGTGGCAGTCGCGATGTTGCTGCTCGCCCGCTTGCAGATCGGCACGCCGATCCATGTGATGTATATCGACATGGGCATTCTCGGTTGCGGGCTCGGCATGGTGATGCAGGTGCTGATTCTCGCCGTGCAGAATAGTGTCGAGTTCAAGCATATGGGCGTGGCCACTTCGGGCGCCACGCTGTTCCGTTCGATCGGCGGCTCGATCGGTGTGGCCGGCTTTGGCGCGGTGTTTTCGAACGGCCTCGCCGCGCGCCTCGAAAAGCTGATTCCGCCCGACACCGAATTGCCGCACGCGCTTGGGCCAACTGCGATCCATCAACTGCCGCAAGCATTGCGCGACGATTATCTGCAGGCGTTTGCCGGCTCGTTGCACACGGTCTATCTGTCGGCGGCGTGCGTGGTGTTGCTCGCTTTCGCACTCGCGTGGTTCCTGAAGGATCATCCGTTGCGCAAGCACTGA
- a CDS encoding LysR substrate-binding domain-containing protein — protein MNRDEYEVLLAIIDEGSLTAAARSLGRTLQSVSRAIAALERDLNTTLFHRTTRRVQPTAACLKFAARLRPALGEIEAARDEIVEHATQLRGGIRVGAPTAFGAEFVSPLVAQFLAIHENVRAELVLAEQHLDLAKANIDLVVRLGHLPDSNLRARQVGTLRRVVFGSPAYFVSHGYPVHPSELAAHDCILRQHAVHETWKFNRAGGAVEVAGRFRSASALACNTAAAAGAGIGRAPIFQVQKLLDAGQVVTVLDAFEPEPVPVHLLWAEGRPVPRRVRALIDFLAARLASGTGAGVT, from the coding sequence ATGAACAGAGACGAATATGAAGTGCTGTTGGCTATCATCGACGAAGGGAGTCTGACAGCAGCGGCGCGATCGCTGGGACGAACGCTGCAGTCGGTGAGCCGCGCCATTGCAGCGCTCGAGCGCGATCTGAACACGACCTTATTCCATCGAACGACGCGACGTGTGCAGCCAACCGCGGCATGCCTGAAGTTCGCCGCGCGGCTGCGGCCCGCACTCGGAGAAATCGAGGCAGCACGGGATGAGATCGTCGAGCACGCCACCCAGTTGCGCGGCGGTATTCGCGTCGGCGCGCCGACGGCATTCGGCGCTGAATTCGTTTCGCCGCTGGTCGCGCAGTTTCTGGCGATTCACGAAAACGTCAGGGCTGAGTTGGTGCTCGCCGAGCAGCATCTCGACCTCGCCAAAGCCAACATCGATCTTGTGGTCCGCCTTGGTCATCTGCCGGACTCGAATCTGCGGGCGAGGCAGGTGGGTACCTTGCGGCGTGTTGTGTTCGGCTCGCCGGCCTATTTCGTCTCGCACGGCTACCCGGTCCATCCGTCCGAGCTTGCCGCGCACGACTGCATCCTGCGCCAGCACGCTGTGCATGAAACATGGAAATTCAACCGGGCGGGCGGTGCAGTCGAGGTCGCCGGGCGCTTCCGGTCCGCGAGCGCGCTAGCCTGCAATACGGCGGCTGCGGCTGGAGCGGGGATAGGTCGGGCACCGATCTTCCAGGTGCAAAAACTTCTCGACGCGGGTCAGGTGGTCACGGTGCTCGACGCGTTCGAGCCCGAGCCCGTACCGGTGCATCTGTTGTGGGCGGAGGGCCGTCCTGTTCCGCGTCGCGTGCGCGCGCTGATTGACTTTCTGGCCGCTCGCCTTGCCTCAGGAACAGGGGCGGGCGTTACATAA